In Candidatus Omnitrophota bacterium, the DNA window ACTTCGCTTGTGTGAGAGTGATAAAATGCATCCAGGCAGATCATTCCGGGAAGAGACACTTTTTCGCAGATCTTAAATGCCTGTATAACGGTATCTAGGATCTCCTGATTATTTTCACAGTAAAACTGGAGCCATCCCGTATCTCTTTGGGAGAGGCTGTCGGTCTGCTCACTCCATATATTCCATGGCGGACCAAGAGTTCTATTTATATTGGCCATGACTATGGGCACCCGCGCGCCGGTTGCCCAGTGAAGCATTTCATGCATAAGCGCCAGCCCTTGCGAAGAAGTAGCCGTAAAGGCGCGCGCGCCGGTTACCGATGCGCCTATGCATGCGGCCATCGCGGAATGCTCGGACTCAACTTTTATAAATTTGGCGGCGAGCTCACCATCTGAAACGATCTCCGAAAGTTTTTCTACCACTTCCGTTTGAGGTGTTATGGGATACGCCGCTATTACCTCAACGCGCGCTAGTTTTGCGCCAAAAGATACTGCGTGATTGCCTGTTATTACCTTTTTCATTTATTTCCGTCGTAAAAAGTTATTTCTTTTCTTCTTGTAATTCGATTGCCTTTACCGGGCATTCTTCAGCGCAGATAGCGCAGCCCTTACAGTAATCAAGCGCTATTTGCGGTTTTTCGCTTACAATCCTAATAGCGGCATCGGGGCAGAATTTCCAGCATATCATGCATGATATGCATTTCTGGTAATCGATCACCGGCCTTATAGAACGCCATTTACCGGTTTTATTATACATGGTGCTAGCTAAAGATATAGCCGCAGGCGGCAGATCGCTCTCCCTCTGGAATGTTATATACTTAACATCATCCTTTTTATTGCGCAGCTTTTTCGTAGGCTTCTTTTGCGGCATCTTGATTGTCCCTTGACTTGACCGAAACATTCTCGCCGATAGCTTCCAATAAAGACGAGAGGCCGATTTCTTTTGTAAATTTAGAAAAAGCGCCCAATACGGCAGTATTTACTATGGGCGCCGCTTCCGTACCAAGTTTATGGCCGGTGGCTATTTTTGCCGCATCAAAGGTGTAGGTATTGTATTTTTTTGCAAATATAAAATTACCTTTAGGGGATTTTGAGTTTATTATAATGCTTCCTCCCGCCTTCAACCCTTTCGTTGTATCGATACTTTCGATAAGAGTCGGATCAAGTATTACGACATAATCTGCTTCTGTAATGGGAGATCTTTTTCTTATAATGACGTCACTTATTCTTGTGTAAGCTGTTACCGGGGCGCCGCGCCGCTCTACACCGAAAAACGGAAATGATTGCACGTATTTGCCTTCCTTGAAAGCCGCTACAGCAAGGAGTCTCGAGGCTATTACG includes these proteins:
- a CDS encoding 4Fe-4S binding protein; protein product: MPQKKPTKKLRNKKDDVKYITFQRESDLPPAAISLASTMYNKTGKWRSIRPVIDYQKCISCMICWKFCPDAAIRIVSEKPQIALDYCKGCAICAEECPVKAIELQEEKK
- a CDS encoding 2-oxoacid:acceptor oxidoreductase family protein; the protein is MKEIIFYGRGGQGAVIASRLLAVAAFKEGKYVQSFPFFGVERRGAPVTAYTRISDVIIRKRSPITEADYVVILDPTLIESIDTTKGLKAGGSIIINSKSPKGNFIFAKKYNTYTFDAAKIATGHKLGTEAAPIVNTAVLGAFSKFTKEIGLSSLLEAIGENVSVKSRDNQDAAKEAYEKAAQ